The sequence CCGGAGGTGGCCGGGGGGCCGGTGGCCGTGCTGGACGGTTCGGTGCTGCGCGCCCTGGACCGGCGGCGCGGCGGCGAGCTGTGGTCGGTCGAACTGGGCTCCCCCGCGTCCGTGCTGACCGCGGGATCCGTGGTGTACGCCGCCGGGTGGCGGCGGCAGGAGAAGGGCGACGTGGTGTTCGCGTTCGACGCGCTGACCGGCCGGGAGCGGGCGCGGCAGCGGATCACGCAGCACGACGGCGGCTGCGCGCTGGAACTGCTCGGCATCCGGCAGGGGCAGCTGTACGTGAAGTCCGCGCGCGGCAGCCGTGCCCGGCTCGGCCGGGCTTCCCAGCCGCCGTTCCTGACCGCCCTGGACCTGGTGACCCTGAAGCCGGGCTGGCAGTGGAGCGACCTCCACATCAGCCGCCGGGACGCGGTGCTGACCGGGGACAGCGTCGTGCTCCCGCTGCCCACGCTGACGGCGATCGCCCTGCCCTGAGCTCGCCGCCCGCGCGGTGATCACTCCGGGTGCGCGGGCCGGAAACCGCCCATACCCTCCGAATTGTGATTGCGCCGAGCAGCAGGACGAACAGTCGCGCCACCGCCGGGATATCCGTACGGGCCGGGCTCACCCTGGCCGCCGCGCTCCTCGCGCTCGGCGGCTGGGGCGTGGCCGGGGCCCCTCCCGCGCGGGCCGAGGATCCCGTCGCCCTGTCCCAGCAGGGGCAGATCACCGACCGCGTCGGGGCGCTGGGAGACCGCGCGCCCGCCGTCGCCGCCGCGCTCGACAAGCTGTACGCCGACCGCAGCATCCAGCTGTTCGTGACGTACGTCCGCGACTTCTCCGATCGCTCCGCGCAGAGCTGGGCCGACGCCACCGCGGAGAAGAACGGCCTGGGCCAGAACGACGTCCTGCTGGCCGTCGCGACCGGGGCCCGGCAGTACGCCTATTCGGCCGATGTCGACTCCGGTTTCACCGAGGAGCAGCTCGCCACCGTCGCGCGGACCGCGATCGAGCCGGCCCTGAAGCAGAACGACTGGGCGGGCGCCGCCATCGGCGCGGCCAACGGCTACAACGCCGTGCTCGGCGGGCTGCCCGTACCCGTGCCCACCCTCACCCCGGGCCCGGCCGACCCGGGCGGCGAGGCGGGCGGGGAGAGCGGGGCAGGGGACTTCGTGCTGCCCGTGGTGGTCGTCGGCGCGGCGGGGGCGCTCGGCGCGTACGCGTACAGCCGCCGCAAGCGCAAGGGCGGCGGCAGCGGCGGGCGCGGTACGACGACCGGTCCGGGCTGGGGCCCGCAGGGGGCGGCTCAGCTGGACCTGCCGGAACTGGACGCCAAGGCCAAGGCGCTGCTGGTGGAGACAGATGACGCGGTCCGCACCAGCACGGAGGAACTGGGCTTCGCCTCGGCCCAGTTCGGCGACGAGGCGGTCGTACCCTTCATCCAGGCCGTGGAGTACGCCAAGGGCGAGCTGACGCACGCCTTCCGGCTGCGCCAGCAGCTCGACGACGCCTACCCGGAGGACGACCCCACCCGGCGCCGGATGCTGGACGAGATCGTCGCCCGGTGCACCGAGGCGAACCGGCGGCTCGACGCCGAGTCGGCGGACTTCGACCGGCTGCGGGACCTGGAGAAGAACGCCCCGCGGGCGCTGGTGACCGTGGAGGCGCACTTCCGGGCGCTGAGCGGGCGCACCGCCACGGCCGAGGCGGCGCTGGCCGCGATGGCGCTGCGGTACGCGGACTCCGCGGCCGCGCCCGTGGCCTCCAACCCCGAACAGGCCAAGGACCGGCTGCTGTTCGCGACGACCAGCCTCGGCGAGGCCCGCGCTGCCGTAGACGCCGGGGACAACGGCAAGGCGGCCGTGCACGTACGGGCCGCCGAGGGCGCGGTGGACCAGGCGGCGACCCTGGTCGACGCGGTGGAGCGGCGGGCCCAGGAGCTGGCGGAGGCGGCCGGGACGCTGCCGGGCGCCCTGAACGAGACGGAGACCGACCTCGCGGACGCGGAGGGGCTGCTGACCGGTACCGCGGCGGGCACGTCCACGGCGGACCTGCGCGGCCGGATCAGCCGCGCGCGGGCCGTAATGGCCGACGTACGGGAGGAGCAGGCGGCCGGGCGGCACGACCCGATCGACGCGCTGCGCCGCATCGAGGAGGCCGACGCGGCCCTCGACGAGGCGCTGGCCGGGGCGCGCGAGCGGGAGTCGGGCCGGCAGCGGGCCGTGGCCCTGCTGGACCAGGCCCTGCTCTCGGCCCGCAGCGCGATCGGCGCGGCCACCGACTACGTCACCACCAGCCGGGGCGCCGTCGGCAGCCAGGCCCGCACCCGGCTGGCGGAGGCCGGGCGGCACCTGGAGCGGGCGGTGTCCCTGACGGGCGCGGACCCGGCGGGCGCGCTGGCCGAGGCCCAGCAGGCGGACTCCCTCGCGCGGCAGGCGCAGCAGCTGGCGGAGCAGGACGTACGGGGCTACCAGGACACGTACGGCGGAAGCCGGTCCGGCGGCCGGGGCGGGGCCGTCCTCGGCGGGATCATCCTCGGCGAGATCCTGCGCGGCGGCGGCGGCTTCGGCGGGCGCGGGGGCGGCGGCGGTGGCTTCGGAGGCGGTTTCGGGGGCGGTTTCGGGGGCGGCGGCGGAGGCAGCGGCCCCGGCTCCTTCGGCGGCGGCGGGACCCGCGGCCGCATGGGCGGTGGCGGCCGTTTCTGACACCTCGTCGCCCCGTCACCGCGCTTCACGCAAGGGCCTGTAGCGGCCGGTACCAGACCATCCCTCACGCAGGAGAACCGTCATGAGCAAGCAGACCATCCTCGGCCGCGTCACCCAGCTCGCCAAGGCGAACATCAACGCGCTGCTGGACCAGGCCGAGGACCCGCAGAAGATGCTGGACCAGTTGATCCGCGACTACACGAACAACATCTCGGAGGCGGAGCAGGCCGTGGCGACGACCATCGGCAACCTCCGGATGCTGGAGGCGGACCACAAGGAGGACGTTGAGGCGGCCTCCGAGTGGGGCGGCAAGGCCCTCGCGGCGAGCAGGAAGGCGGACGGGCTGCGGGCGTCGGGCACGACGGCCGACGCCGACAAGTTCGACAACCTCGCGAAGGTGGCACTGGGCCGGCAGATGCAGTCGGAGAAGGAGGCGAGGACGGCGGAGCCGACGATCGCCGCCCAGACGGACGTCGTGGACAAGCTCAAGTCGGGCCTGGACTCGATGAAGAACAAGCTGACGGAGCTCCAGGCGAAGCGCGACGAGCTGGTGTCCCGGGCGAAGACCGCGCAGGCGCAGAACACGATGATGGACGCGGTGAAGAGCATCGACGTCATGGACCCGACGAGCGATCTGAACCGCTTCGAGGAGAAGGTGCGGCGGGAGGAGGCGATGGCGCTGGGCAAGCAGGAACTGGCCGCGTCCTCCCTGGACGCGCAGTTCGAGTCCCTGGACGACCTGGGCAAGACCTCGGAGATCGAGGCGCGGCTCGCTGCGCTCAAGCAGGGCCGCGCAGCCTGAGCCTCCCGGGGGGGGGGGGGGTGGCCGCTGCGCGGAGCCGTCCCCTACCCGCCCTTCCACCGTTCCCCGGGCTCCGCCCGGACCCGCGCCTCAAACGCCGGCGGGGCTGAAATGCCCGCCGGCGACTGAGGCGCGGGGTCCGGGGCGGAGCCCCGGGACGCGGCGCTCAGCCGTACATGTTCAGCAATTGCTCCGCCGAGAGTTCGGAGACGGCCTCCGCCACCGCCCCCGGCAGGGGCAGTTCGAACCAGACCGTCTTGCCCCGGTGGGTCCGCCGCGTGCCCCAGCCGGCCGAGAGCAGGCCCACCAGCTGAAGGCCGCGGCCGCCCTCGTCCGTGTCGCGCGCCCGCCGCCGCCGCGGCTGGACCAGGTTCGCGTCCCACACCTCGCACACCAGCGTCCGGTCCAGCAGCAGGCGGAGCCGGATCTCTCCCTCCCCGTAGCGCAGGGCGTTGGTGACGAGCTCGCTGACCAGCAGCTCGGTGGTGTCCAGCAGCCCTTCCAGGCCCCAGGCCGGGAGCTTGGCGCGGGCCAGTTCGCGGGCCCGGCCCACCGAGCGGGCCTCGCGCGGCAGCTGCCAGTCGCCGACGGCGTCCACCGGCAGGCCCTGGACCCGCGCCATGAGGAGGGCGATGTCGTCCTCCCCGTGCCGGGTGTCCAGGGTGTTCAGCACGTGGTCGCAGACGTCCTCCAGCGGGCGGACCGGGTCCGCGAGGGCCTCGCGCAGGCCGCGCAGCCCCTCCTCCAGGGGATGGTCGCGGGATTCGACGAGCCCGTCGGTGTAGAGGGCCAGCAGGGCGCCCTCCGGGAGATCCACCTCGACCTCCTCGAAGGGCTCGCCGCCCACCCCCAGGGGCATGCCGGTCGGTACCTCCAGCAGCAGGGCGGGCCGCGGCGCGCCGCCCTCGTCCGGGGGTTCGACCAGGACGGGCGGCATGTGGCCCGCGTTGGCGATCGTGCAGCGCCGGGTCACCGGGTCGTAGACGGCGTACACGCACGTGGCGAGGTACACCTCCGAGCGGTCCGCGTCCCGCGAGTGCAGGGCGGCCCGGGAGGCCTGCTGGGAGCCGCCGGGCGCGCCGAGGCCCCGAGCGATCTCGTCGAGGGCGGTCAGCACCTCCGCCGGTTCGAGGTCCAGCAGCGCGAGGGTCCGTACGGCGGTCCGCAGCTCCCCCATCGCGACGGCGGCGCGCAGCCCCCGTCCCATCACGTCGCCGACGACCAGTGCGGTGCGGTGGCCGGGCAGTTCGATGACGTCGAACCAGTCCCCGCCGACCTCGGTGGCCGCGTTGCCCGGCAGGTACCGGCAGGCGATGTCGAGCCCGGCGGCTTCCGGGTCTCCGGGCGGCAGCAGGCTGCGTTGCAGTATCAGCGCCCGTTCGTGCTCGCGGCGGTAGAGCCGCGCGTTGTCGATGCACACGGCGGCCCGCGCGGCGAGCTCCACGGCGACCGCCCGGTCCCGTTCCCCGAAGGGCTCGCTGCCCTTCGTACGGGAGAACTGCGCGAGGCCCACCACCGTGTCGTGGGCCACCATCGGGACGACGAGGGTGGACTGCACGAGGTCCTCGGGCCCCCCGCCCTCGATCAGCCGCGTCCGCGCCGTGCGCAGCGCGAGCGCGCCGGGGGACGCCGCCGGGTAGCGGTGGACGTCCCCTACGGAGACCAGCGCGCCCGGACCGGACAGCGGGGCGTCCGAGACGGCGGAGGCGAAGGCCACCCGGCGCAGCGCGGCGGAGGGCGTCCGGGCCGGGCCCTGGCCGGGCAGGCTGGGCACGCCCGGCCCCTGCGGCCGTGCGGGCCGGTCGTCGTCGCCGAGCAGCAGCCCCTGGTAGAGGTCGACGGCGGCCAGGTCGCAGAAGCCCGGGACGGTCACGTCTAGGAGTTCCCTGGCGGTGGTCTCCAGGTCGAGGGAGTTCCCGATGCGGTGGCCGGCCTCGTTGAGCAGGGCGAGGTTGCGCCGCACCCCTGCTGCCTCGCGGGCGGCGAGGTGGCGGCGGGTGACGTCGGTGCCGATGCCGGCGACGCCGACGGGGCGGCCGGTGCCACCGTGCACCCGGTAGAGGTTGATGGACCAGTGGCGGTCCTCGCGGCTGCCGGGGGTGGCTCCGGTGATCCGCAGGTCGGTGACCGATTCCCCGGTGTCCAGGACCCGGCGCAGGGCGTCGGCCATCCGGTCGGCCTCGTGCGCGGGCAGGTAGTCGTGCACGGTCCGGCCGCGGTGCTCCTCGGCGGCGCCCCCGAAGACGGTCGCGAAGCGGCGGTTGGCCCGCTGCACGGTGAGGTCCGTTCCGAAGAGCAGGAAGCCGAAGGGAGATTGGCCGAATATGGCCTGTGAAGCCGCCAGATCGGATTCGATCCGGCGCAGCGCGCGCACGTCGACGACCACGCACAGTGCGGCCCGCTGTGCGGTCTCGGTCTGGGTGGGCATCACATAGATCTCGGCCACGCCGTGCGCGCCGTCCCCGCCCGGGATGCGGAAGGGGATCAGACCCGTCCACTCCTTGCCGTCGAGGATCTCGGCGACCTTGCGGTGCCCGCCCTCGCGCAACTCGGGGGGCATGAAGGCGTCGACCGGGTCGCGCCCCACCGCCTGGGCGGCCGTCAGCCCGAAGAGTTCCTCGGCGCGCAGGCTCCACTGGTCGACGAGCCCGTCGGGTCCGATCGAGAAGGAAGCAACCTTTATGTAGTCATATATCGAGCCAGGCGGGCTGCTGTGCCACAAGGAGTCGTGCCATTTCTCCCCGGGCACACGGGCCTGATGTGCCTGTGCAGGTATCTCGCTCACGCGACCGTCCCCTCCAGCTCACCGCAACCGGACCGGCCATGACCGAAGTATTCAGCACTACGGCCCCGGACGGCACGGCGTTCACGATCACAGCAAGGTCTCGTTAGTTTCGAGCCACGTCGTGTGACGGTCGGCCACCCTTCACCTTGTTACTCACCAGGAAGTGCCAACTCGAACCACACAGTCTTGCCCGACTTCTTGTGCCGTGTCCCCCAGCGCTGTGATGAGA comes from Streptomyces sp. NBC_01408 and encodes:
- a CDS encoding PspA/IM30 family protein; translation: MSKQTILGRVTQLAKANINALLDQAEDPQKMLDQLIRDYTNNISEAEQAVATTIGNLRMLEADHKEDVEAASEWGGKALAASRKADGLRASGTTADADKFDNLAKVALGRQMQSEKEARTAEPTIAAQTDVVDKLKSGLDSMKNKLTELQAKRDELVSRAKTAQAQNTMMDAVKSIDVMDPTSDLNRFEEKVRREEAMALGKQELAASSLDAQFESLDDLGKTSEIEARLAALKQGRAA
- a CDS encoding SpoIIE family protein phosphatase, producing MPGEKWHDSLWHSSPPGSIYDYIKVASFSIGPDGLVDQWSLRAEELFGLTAAQAVGRDPVDAFMPPELREGGHRKVAEILDGKEWTGLIPFRIPGGDGAHGVAEIYVMPTQTETAQRAALCVVVDVRALRRIESDLAASQAIFGQSPFGFLLFGTDLTVQRANRRFATVFGGAAEEHRGRTVHDYLPAHEADRMADALRRVLDTGESVTDLRITGATPGSREDRHWSINLYRVHGGTGRPVGVAGIGTDVTRRHLAAREAAGVRRNLALLNEAGHRIGNSLDLETTARELLDVTVPGFCDLAAVDLYQGLLLGDDDRPARPQGPGVPSLPGQGPARTPSAALRRVAFASAVSDAPLSGPGALVSVGDVHRYPAASPGALALRTARTRLIEGGGPEDLVQSTLVVPMVAHDTVVGLAQFSRTKGSEPFGERDRAVAVELAARAAVCIDNARLYRREHERALILQRSLLPPGDPEAAGLDIACRYLPGNAATEVGGDWFDVIELPGHRTALVVGDVMGRGLRAAVAMGELRTAVRTLALLDLEPAEVLTALDEIARGLGAPGGSQQASRAALHSRDADRSEVYLATCVYAVYDPVTRRCTIANAGHMPPVLVEPPDEGGAPRPALLLEVPTGMPLGVGGEPFEEVEVDLPEGALLALYTDGLVESRDHPLEEGLRGLREALADPVRPLEDVCDHVLNTLDTRHGEDDIALLMARVQGLPVDAVGDWQLPREARSVGRARELARAKLPAWGLEGLLDTTELLVSELVTNALRYGEGEIRLRLLLDRTLVCEVWDANLVQPRRRRARDTDEGGRGLQLVGLLSAGWGTRRTHRGKTVWFELPLPGAVAEAVSELSAEQLLNMYG
- a CDS encoding YgcG family protein, which produces MAAALLALGGWGVAGAPPARAEDPVALSQQGQITDRVGALGDRAPAVAAALDKLYADRSIQLFVTYVRDFSDRSAQSWADATAEKNGLGQNDVLLAVATGARQYAYSADVDSGFTEEQLATVARTAIEPALKQNDWAGAAIGAANGYNAVLGGLPVPVPTLTPGPADPGGEAGGESGAGDFVLPVVVVGAAGALGAYAYSRRKRKGGGSGGRGTTTGPGWGPQGAAQLDLPELDAKAKALLVETDDAVRTSTEELGFASAQFGDEAVVPFIQAVEYAKGELTHAFRLRQQLDDAYPEDDPTRRRMLDEIVARCTEANRRLDAESADFDRLRDLEKNAPRALVTVEAHFRALSGRTATAEAALAAMALRYADSAAAPVASNPEQAKDRLLFATTSLGEARAAVDAGDNGKAAVHVRAAEGAVDQAATLVDAVERRAQELAEAAGTLPGALNETETDLADAEGLLTGTAAGTSTADLRGRISRARAVMADVREEQAAGRHDPIDALRRIEEADAALDEALAGARERESGRQRAVALLDQALLSARSAIGAATDYVTTSRGAVGSQARTRLAEAGRHLERAVSLTGADPAGALAEAQQADSLARQAQQLAEQDVRGYQDTYGGSRSGGRGGAVLGGIILGEILRGGGGFGGRGGGGGGFGGGFGGGFGGGGGGSGPGSFGGGGTRGRMGGGGRF